In Dehalococcoidales bacterium, a single genomic region encodes these proteins:
- a CDS encoding molybdenum cofactor guanylyltransferase — protein sequence MSRNNSLIILAGGKGRRLGQEKAWVELKGQTLLERGISRLGSLVSQIIVVSAPGQKLPVSRTLGGLEVVEDIYPGKGPLVGIYSGLKACIGEGGFVTACDMPFVNPEFARYIINLSPGYDVVIPTYGELREPLHAYYSVECIDAIAKLIDKGNYKVRNLLEQMRVRYIEKGEIDRFDPEHISFFNINTYEDLEKAGTMASSTSENQLITQMEIA from the coding sequence TTGTCTCGTAATAACAGCCTCATCATACTAGCTGGAGGAAAAGGACGAAGGCTAGGGCAAGAGAAGGCTTGGGTTGAATTAAAAGGCCAGACCCTACTGGAAAGGGGTATTTCCCGGTTGGGGTCTTTAGTTAGCCAGATTATCGTGGTTAGTGCGCCAGGGCAGAAATTACCTGTTAGCCGCACTTTGGGTGGGTTGGAGGTAGTTGAGGATATATATCCTGGTAAAGGACCGCTTGTTGGCATTTACAGCGGCCTTAAAGCTTGTATTGGTGAAGGTGGTTTTGTGACTGCCTGTGATATGCCTTTTGTAAACCCCGAATTTGCCCGCTATATTATTAACCTTAGTCCAGGTTATGACGTTGTAATTCCGACATACGGTGAATTGCGGGAGCCTTTGCATGCTTATTATTCGGTTGAATGCATTGATGCTATTGCGAAATTGATCGATAAAGGAAATTACAAAGTTCGCAACCTCTTGGAACAGATGAGGGTAAGGTATATAGAAAAGGGCGAAATTGACCGGTTTGATCCAGAGCATATTAGTTTTTTCAATATTAATACATATGAAGATCTTGAGAAGGCCGGTACTATGGCATCTTCTACCTCTGAGAATCAATTAATTACACAAATGGAGATTGCATAA